agccaaaacaTATGCCCATGGGATAGGtctgtgtctacccgtgtggacaaaataaaggctattttccaagccatttgtgtaacgccccaaagtATAGGTACTTATTTTTTGTATGTTGTGTAATGCAATtgtatgtctgcttcagtggttaagtgtcttgggAAGTGCTTGAGAAGTCTTGGGCTCAAGCCTAGGCATttgcaaaaaaatttattattatttttagaataaaaccCTTGCTTCTAGATCACTGGGTTCTTAAATAATTGTGGGAAAATTAAGTCATAAAAAGGCCGTTGGTCTAAGGGATAGTGGCATGTAACTGCTACTAGGAGGCTTGAGTTCAAGTCATGTTGTGCGCAAAGGGTGTTTTGTTTTACATGTTGTCGTGTGAGAGGTTGTGTGTCAGTAGAACTCTATTGCTTGGATGGTTGAAGTGTTTGAAAGGTGTTGGGGAGTGTGTAGCCGAGATTTAGGAGAAGAAAGGGGGATTTGGATGGTGATCAGTTTAAGGACGttgtggagagattttaggagagagGGTTGAGGTGCGTGGAGGTAGTTTTCCAATTGTGGGAACTCCACTATGCCAATTTGGTCATAGGCTCTTGGtgccgaaaattttaaggttttcgtCCCCATTTTTGGAAATATTTGCTTCTTTTGCTTcttatctttctttatttttgtggTTTTGTTTAGTAGCTGAATGCTAAGTGTGGCCATTTAGGAACTTATTGTTTGGATTTTTTCTGTGGCCGAATGCCCTCTATCTCTCCCCCTCTCAAACTTTGACCTATTCAGTTTTTGCTTCCTTCtaagttataagtaatttaatttgggtttttgttttggaataaggccttttaaagttttttattttgattttgggatTTCTATACTTTGGATCATATATGTTAAGAGCGGTTGTTCGAAGAGATGAAAGCATTTTAAAACTCCATGTTTTTCCAACACATTTTAAAAAGCTTCTGCAACAATCATTGTTTTTAAAAATGCAATAACAATCTAATATAATTAACACTGTGCTAAGCCAATTGGAGCTTAACAATGAGCAAGATAttctaaatttttcataaaaatcacACGAGGTTTTTAGAATAAGGCTATGTTTTTCGAAatacactttaatgtgacatcgcGAATTCAATCATAGTgtcaggccaggtttggggtgttacatttaatagtatcagagctaggttgcaaaactcggctgtggatttgggtttcttttaaaacttGGAATTTCGAAAAAGAACTATTTTAAGTAAtttgaaatacttgaaaatgttttactgaatgtgtggcacaccgagtcttcgATGCCGATTCTGTAAGTTCTTTGAAATTCCTGTCtgcttaaattgaaatattaagaCTAGTGTAGGCAATAGACTATACTGTAATACTTTGTTTAGGGTAacctaaaactgtagtaagattGCGATCTGCGAAACAAAAATTTGAATTACTGATAGTAATTTCCATAACATatcctgtaataaacactggaactataaaCTAATGCATAAGATTTATAATTCAGATACTACGCAAATCGATATGAGCATAAGAGGTACtcatggaaggggtacaagaggccgagggcggaggccgtggaggtgctcgggctgggtcGTCGACATCGAGTCATATGCCTAACaatgaagctagagaggcaccggtttcacctgtgactgagactaGGTCACACGATCGTGCAGCTAGGGAcaacgcactgtcccaagctctATTGCAAATTCTGGAAATGGTCGCTGAGCCTAATACTAGTACTGTGGGCAGTGGGTCGGTGGCGAAACGACTCAGGTCTAATAGggttgagatttttaggggtatcgcTGGAGTTGCCCTTAACATCGCtgagtattggattgaggccacagagaggatcatggataaCCTCGACTGCACCTCAGAGCAGAAATTAAAAGGTGCAGTGTCCTTGCTAtaagatgaagcctatcagtggtggcctACAGTGAAAGAGGGTACTCAAGCCGACCGGTTGACttggaaatttttcaaaactgCATTCGAAGGGAAATATGTGggcgctagttatgtggatgcccggagGAGAGAGTATCTGAATTTGACTCAGGGGGATAAATCAGTAGCTGAATATGAGTCTGAGTTTTTGCGACTTAACCGCTATGcacgtgggatggtggcaactgaataCGAGCGCTGTGTTCAGTTTGAGGACGGCCTCAGAGATAGTTTAAAGATTCTGATAGCTCTacagagggag
This window of the Gossypium hirsutum isolate 1008001.06 chromosome A09, Gossypium_hirsutum_v2.1, whole genome shotgun sequence genome carries:
- the LOC121205992 gene encoding uncharacterized protein, giving the protein MPNNEAREAPVSPVTETRSHDRAARDNALSQALLQILEMVAEPNTSTVGSGSVAKRLRSNRVEIFRGIAGVALNIAEYWIEATERIMDNLDCTSEQKLKVKEGTQADRLTWKFFKTAFEGKYVGASYVDARRREYLNLTQGDKSVAEYESEFLRLNRYARGMVATEYERCVQFEDGLRDSLKILIALQRE